The Streptomyces sp. NBC_00162 genome window below encodes:
- a CDS encoding succinic semialdehyde dehydrogenase codes for MTDSQAPAPLRTAPAPTNPVAPAPAGARTAADVVTPDLVVRLTRGVIGSGRTANHTPFTGDRLAELPEATPEDVAEAFARARAAQSAWAAVPVRKRAAVLLRFHDLVLARQAEVLDLIQLETGKARLHAHEEVQAVAVAARHYGRKAPSYLRPKGHTGAMPTLTKVTELRQPRGVVGQIAPWNYPLELSVGDALPAFVSGNALVMKPDTETALTALWARDLLIEAGLPAEVFQIVLGEGPVVGPEVVRHADYVSFTGSTRTGREVARGAADRLVGVSLELGGKNAMLVLHDADIEKAAAGAVRACFSSAGQLCISIERLYVHASIADAFVERFAARTKAMRLGSSLAYGADMGSLVGTRQLETVQRHVDEAVAKGATLVAGGTARPDIGPLFYEPTILDGVESPMAVCGEETFGPVVSIYRFTDEDEAIAEANGTAYGLNSSVWTKDARRGHAVAARLRTGTVNINEGYAPAYGSAQAPMGGMKDSGLGRRHGSEGILKYTEAQTVAHQRLLPMAPSLGMDDEKYAAFMTRSLKAMKALRFR; via the coding sequence ATGACGGACTCGCAGGCCCCGGCCCCCCTCCGCACCGCACCGGCACCCACCAACCCGGTCGCCCCGGCCCCGGCCGGCGCCCGCACCGCCGCCGACGTGGTGACCCCCGATCTGGTCGTCCGCCTCACCCGCGGGGTGATCGGCTCCGGCCGCACCGCCAACCACACCCCCTTCACCGGGGACCGGCTGGCGGAGCTCCCCGAGGCCACCCCCGAGGACGTGGCCGAGGCGTTCGCCCGGGCCCGCGCCGCCCAGAGCGCCTGGGCGGCCGTCCCCGTGCGCAAGCGCGCGGCGGTCCTGCTGCGCTTCCACGACCTGGTGCTCGCCCGGCAGGCCGAGGTCCTCGACCTCATCCAGCTCGAGACCGGCAAGGCCCGCCTGCACGCCCACGAGGAGGTCCAGGCGGTCGCCGTCGCCGCCCGCCACTACGGCCGCAAGGCCCCCTCGTACCTGCGCCCCAAGGGCCACACGGGCGCCATGCCCACCCTCACCAAGGTCACCGAACTGCGCCAGCCGCGCGGGGTCGTCGGCCAGATCGCCCCCTGGAACTACCCGCTCGAGCTCTCCGTCGGCGACGCCCTGCCCGCCTTCGTCTCCGGCAACGCGCTCGTCATGAAGCCCGACACCGAGACCGCGCTGACCGCACTGTGGGCCCGCGACCTGCTCATCGAGGCCGGGCTGCCCGCCGAGGTCTTCCAGATCGTCCTCGGCGAGGGCCCCGTCGTCGGCCCCGAGGTGGTCCGGCACGCCGACTACGTCTCCTTCACCGGCTCCACCCGCACCGGCCGCGAGGTCGCCCGGGGCGCGGCCGACCGCCTCGTCGGCGTCTCCCTCGAACTCGGCGGCAAGAACGCCATGCTCGTCCTGCACGACGCCGACATCGAGAAGGCCGCCGCGGGCGCCGTCCGCGCCTGCTTCTCCTCCGCCGGACAGCTGTGCATCTCCATCGAGCGGCTCTACGTCCACGCCTCGATCGCCGACGCGTTCGTGGAGCGGTTCGCCGCCCGCACCAAGGCCATGCGCCTGGGCAGCTCGCTGGCATACGGCGCCGACATGGGCTCCCTGGTGGGGACGCGCCAGCTGGAGACCGTACAGCGGCACGTCGACGAGGCCGTCGCCAAGGGCGCCACCCTCGTCGCGGGCGGCACCGCCCGCCCCGACATCGGCCCGCTCTTCTACGAGCCCACCATCCTCGACGGCGTCGAGTCGCCCATGGCGGTGTGCGGCGAGGAGACCTTCGGCCCGGTCGTCTCCATCTACCGCTTCACCGACGAGGACGAGGCGATCGCCGAGGCCAACGGCACCGCCTACGGCCTCAACTCCAGCGTCTGGACCAAGGACGCGCGCCGCGGCCACGCCGTCGCCGCCCGCCTGCGCACCGGCACCGTCAACATCAACGAGGGCTACGCCCCCGCCTACGGCAGCGCCCAGGCGCCCATGGGCGGCATGAAGGACTCCGGCCTCGGCCGCCGCCACGGCTCCGAGGGCATCCTCAAGTACACCGAGGCCCAGACCGTCGCCCACCAGCGGCTGCTCCCGATGGCGCCCTCGCTGGGCATGGACGACGAGAAGTACGCGGCGTTCATGACCCGCAGCCTCAAGGCCATGAAGGCACTCCGATTCCGCTAA
- a CDS encoding serine/threonine-protein kinase, which yields MEQQTGGGAVLAGRYRLIEPIGRGGMGKVWRAHDELLHRTVAVKELTAGLYVAQADRDVMHARTQKEARAAARIQHPAVVTVHDVLEHDDRPWIVMEYIDGPSLADAAKAAGRIEPREAARIGLHVLGALRAAHAVGVLHRDVKPGNVLLAKDGRVLLTDFGIAAIEGDSSITRTGEIVGSIDYLAPERVTGGTPGTASDLWSLGATLYTAVEARSPFRRTSPISSLQAVVNEEPPALKQSGALGPVITALLRKDPADRPTVVETERMLLEAMEGREPKAAQAYVPTRAVTSEELAPAQDRPEEPVVRPDATPTAQLPEPPGPAAAPEAPANGWIKRAAVIALVAALLGGGGVFGALKYTSDTEKDGDSDKNVSAPDDAVPAGYTKVTDPIAGFTLFVPDGWTRQTNGDQIDYTPDNGKHLIRIAADSTPDYENPYAHLLDLEKQVQKRTDYKKQLLNQNTFRDSTRAALWDFSWTEKVNHPGPRRAREQMYIAPDETEYAVYMSSPVADWATTQQQFDIVLSGWEPPPAKP from the coding sequence GTGGAACAGCAGACAGGTGGGGGCGCCGTGCTGGCGGGCCGGTACCGGCTCATCGAGCCGATCGGCCGGGGCGGCATGGGCAAGGTGTGGCGCGCGCATGACGAGCTGCTCCACAGGACCGTCGCCGTCAAGGAACTGACGGCGGGTCTGTACGTCGCCCAGGCGGACCGGGACGTCATGCACGCCCGGACGCAGAAGGAGGCCCGGGCCGCGGCCCGGATCCAGCATCCGGCGGTCGTCACCGTCCACGACGTGCTGGAGCACGACGACCGGCCGTGGATCGTCATGGAGTACATCGACGGCCCCTCCCTCGCGGACGCGGCCAAGGCGGCCGGGCGCATCGAGCCACGCGAGGCGGCCAGGATCGGGCTGCACGTGCTGGGCGCGTTGCGCGCCGCGCACGCGGTCGGCGTACTGCACCGCGACGTGAAGCCGGGCAACGTGCTGCTGGCCAAGGACGGCCGGGTGCTGCTCACGGACTTCGGGATCGCGGCGATCGAGGGGGACTCCTCCATCACGCGCACCGGCGAGATCGTCGGCTCCATCGACTACCTGGCCCCCGAGCGCGTCACCGGCGGGACCCCGGGCACGGCCTCCGACCTGTGGTCGCTGGGCGCCACCCTGTACACGGCCGTGGAGGCCCGTTCGCCGTTCCGCCGCACCTCGCCCATCTCCAGCCTCCAGGCCGTGGTCAACGAGGAGCCGCCGGCCCTGAAGCAGTCCGGCGCGCTGGGGCCGGTCATCACGGCCCTGCTGCGCAAGGATCCTGCGGACCGCCCCACGGTCGTGGAGACCGAGCGGATGCTGCTGGAGGCGATGGAGGGCCGGGAGCCGAAGGCCGCCCAGGCGTACGTGCCGACGCGCGCGGTGACCTCGGAGGAACTGGCCCCGGCGCAGGACCGGCCCGAAGAGCCCGTCGTGCGGCCGGACGCCACGCCGACGGCGCAGCTGCCCGAGCCCCCCGGGCCCGCGGCCGCGCCCGAGGCGCCGGCGAACGGCTGGATCAAACGTGCCGCGGTGATCGCCCTGGTGGCGGCGCTGCTCGGCGGCGGCGGTGTCTTCGGGGCGCTCAAATACACGAGCGACACCGAGAAGGACGGCGACTCGGACAAGAACGTCAGCGCCCCCGACGACGCGGTGCCGGCCGGATACACCAAGGTCACCGACCCCATCGCAGGCTTCACCCTGTTCGTCCCGGACGGCTGGACGCGCCAGACGAACGGCGACCAGATCGACTACACCCCGGACAACGGAAAGCACCTCATCCGGATCGCCGCCGACTCCACTCCGGACTACGAGAACCCGTACGCGCACCTGCTCGACCTGGAGAAGCAGGTGCAGAAGCGGACCGACTACAAGAAGCAGCTGCTGAACCAGAACACCTTCCGGGACAGCACCCGGGCCGCGCTCTGGGACTTCAGCTGGACGGAGAAGGTGAACCACCCCGGTCCGCGCCGGGCCAGGGAGCAGATGTACATCGCCCCGGACGAGACGGAGTACGCCGTCTACATGTCGAGCCCGGTCGCCGACTGGGCCACGACCCAACAGCAGTTCGACATCGTGCTCAGCGGCTGGGAGCCGCCCCCCGCGAAGCCCTGA
- a CDS encoding protein kinase, with protein sequence MEDYAGRILAHRYRLPLPPTDEYELVETRAFDTRSGQEVLVRQVPLPEVVDAELLDGHRAVPVAGGRAPGDLPAVRRAIEAAQAAAAIPDHPRLDQVFDVFAEGGSLWIVSELVPARPLAALIADEPLSPYRAAEVASDVLTALRVLHAHGWTHRNITVRTVLVCDDGRVVLTGLAAGAAEEALCGYDPVPGGPEASGGDEGWAAAPAPRPEPASPDPGPRPDPGYAPLVAPGYDTGPRYTDHITPGRPEDQPELKAAARAGAIAAYRAGTRAAAAKVGEQRQADPIVVPEPRPQGSALPQGYSYPYGGPETAATAPWHGATPRRPALAPPEPEPDGEPDREPDPQTPQTAQAPQATQAPQSPVLPAQLALPQGYRQADAPEQALAPSTRSASQTGTGPGTGWAGPRSGLDAERARLTRMTVVGAVTERWAPEQARPVTGPWQIAAPVGPATDLWALGALLYRSVQGHAPYPEESVAELVEMVCAEPPAFAEECGALRPVVESLLRQDPTERPDFEELRGWLRSLVRSAPEPDAGFAMLPMPDPDPARLPVVRRRGDLHGRHRNPSAPRKPRSLGRTLLVGILVLLAGAVAYAMLFMPRSAAPAGQGDTAQTPPKQSPSQVPTGTPESKPAPQTTTPPPTASAPPAPAGYTTQQDPEHFEIVVPDGWDRRGINEAGQVRYTGGQFTLTVVPGRDKVEGNPDPAAYQKDKEQELTPYRTSTWSTVGDVKTTKVGQQLRATGRYTWIDGTGRNVFARNFVVALGGSYHVVMVTGPEDEQGKVTEVFEKATASYKSGG encoded by the coding sequence GTGGAGGACTACGCGGGCCGGATCCTGGCCCACCGCTACCGTCTGCCGCTGCCGCCGACGGACGAGTACGAGCTGGTGGAGACCCGGGCCTTCGACACCCGCAGCGGGCAGGAAGTCCTGGTCCGGCAGGTGCCGTTGCCGGAGGTCGTGGACGCCGAACTGCTGGACGGGCACCGCGCCGTCCCGGTGGCCGGGGGCCGCGCCCCGGGCGATCTGCCGGCCGTGCGGCGCGCGATCGAGGCGGCGCAGGCCGCCGCGGCCATTCCCGATCACCCGCGGCTGGACCAGGTCTTCGACGTGTTCGCCGAGGGCGGGTCGCTGTGGATAGTTAGCGAACTGGTCCCGGCCAGGCCCCTGGCGGCGCTGATCGCCGACGAGCCGCTGAGCCCCTACCGGGCGGCGGAGGTGGCCTCGGACGTGCTGACCGCGCTGCGGGTGCTGCACGCGCACGGCTGGACCCACCGCAACATCACCGTACGGACGGTACTGGTCTGCGATGACGGGCGGGTCGTGCTGACCGGCCTGGCTGCCGGCGCGGCCGAGGAGGCCCTGTGCGGGTACGACCCCGTCCCGGGCGGCCCCGAGGCCTCGGGCGGCGACGAGGGCTGGGCCGCGGCTCCCGCCCCGCGCCCGGAGCCCGCGTCGCCGGACCCCGGGCCCCGGCCCGATCCCGGGTACGCGCCGCTGGTGGCTCCCGGGTACGACACGGGGCCGCGGTACACCGACCACATCACCCCAGGGCGCCCAGAGGACCAGCCGGAGCTCAAGGCCGCCGCGCGGGCCGGGGCCATCGCCGCGTACCGGGCCGGGACGCGGGCGGCCGCCGCCAAGGTCGGCGAGCAGCGCCAGGCCGACCCCATCGTCGTGCCGGAGCCGAGGCCGCAGGGGTCGGCCCTCCCGCAGGGGTACTCGTACCCGTACGGCGGCCCCGAGACCGCCGCCACCGCGCCCTGGCACGGCGCGACCCCCCGCCGCCCGGCCCTCGCGCCTCCCGAGCCGGAGCCCGACGGGGAGCCCGACCGGGAGCCCGATCCGCAGACACCGCAAACAGCACAGGCACCTCAGGCGACACAGGCGCCGCAGTCGCCCGTACTGCCCGCCCAGCTCGCGCTGCCCCAGGGCTACCGCCAGGCCGACGCCCCGGAACAGGCGCTGGCCCCGTCGACCCGATCAGCCTCGCAAACCGGCACGGGCCCCGGCACCGGCTGGGCCGGCCCGCGCAGTGGCCTGGACGCCGAGCGGGCGCGCCTGACGCGGATGACGGTCGTCGGAGCCGTCACCGAGCGCTGGGCCCCCGAGCAGGCCCGCCCCGTGACCGGGCCCTGGCAGATCGCGGCCCCCGTCGGCCCCGCCACCGACCTCTGGGCGCTCGGCGCGCTGCTGTACCGGTCCGTCCAGGGGCACGCCCCGTACCCCGAGGAGAGCGTCGCCGAACTCGTCGAGATGGTCTGCGCCGAGCCCCCGGCCTTCGCCGAGGAGTGCGGCGCGCTCCGCCCGGTCGTGGAATCGCTGCTGCGTCAGGACCCGACCGAGCGGCCGGACTTCGAGGAGCTCCGGGGCTGGCTGCGCTCGCTCGTACGGTCCGCCCCCGAGCCCGACGCGGGCTTCGCCATGCTCCCGATGCCCGATCCCGATCCCGCGCGGCTGCCCGTCGTACGCCGCCGCGGTGACCTCCACGGGCGGCACCGCAATCCCTCGGCCCCCCGCAAGCCCCGCTCGCTGGGCCGGACCCTGCTGGTCGGCATCCTGGTCCTGCTCGCCGGGGCCGTGGCGTACGCGATGCTGTTCATGCCGCGGTCCGCCGCCCCGGCGGGCCAGGGCGACACCGCGCAGACCCCGCCCAAGCAGAGCCCGTCCCAGGTCCCCACCGGTACCCCCGAGTCCAAGCCCGCACCCCAGACGACGACACCGCCCCCGACGGCGTCGGCCCCGCCCGCCCCGGCCGGGTACACCACCCAGCAGGACCCGGAGCACTTCGAGATCGTGGTCCCCGACGGCTGGGACCGCCGCGGCATCAACGAGGCCGGCCAGGTGCGCTACACCGGCGGGCAGTTCACCCTGACCGTGGTCCCCGGCCGGGACAAGGTCGAGGGCAACCCGGACCCGGCGGCGTACCAGAAGGACAAGGAGCAGGAGCTGACGCCGTACCGGACCTCCACCTGGTCCACCGTCGGCGACGTCAAGACCACCAAGGTCGGCCAGCAACTGCGCGCCACGGGCCGCTACACGTGGATCGACGGCACCGGCCGCAACGTCTTCGCCCGCAACTTCGTCGTCGCGCTCGGCGGCAGCTACCACGTCGTCATGGTGACCGGGCCGGAGGACGAACAGGGCAAGGTCACCGAAGTCTTCGAGAAGGCCACGGCGAGTTACAAGTCGGGCGGCTGA